A window from Bacillota bacterium encodes these proteins:
- the tadA gene encoding Flp pilus assembly complex ATPase component TadA — protein MGTAGGAGAGRELSAAETVVYGDQAAPAARRRKLGEILVDAGVLSREDLDKALSAQKDGGGRLGAVLVSLGLVDEDTMLTALETQLGIPRVELARYIINPEVARLLPEAFVRSHKVFPIERVGDRITLAMADPLDVFAIDDVRISTGLEVDPVIASEAEIEAAIAECYGAGPAVKLVKEVQAQVAGAAGKAQQARADEARKAADDAQVMSAPAVRLASAIISEAVKARASDIHIEPQESQVRVRYRVDGVLRQVMTFPKELGPAVASRIKVTAGMDIAERRVPQDGRVEMRAEGEDVDLRVSTLPTLYGEKVEIRILRSKGAITRIDELGFLEADAARLRQALARPNGIVLVTGPTGSGKTMTLYAALHELNSPEKNIVTIEDPVEFRVSGLNQVQTNPRAGLTFSAGLRAILRQDPDIVMVGEIRDRETAEIAIRFAMTGHLVLSTFHTIDAAGALVRLVEMGVEPYLVASSVTAVVAQRLVRKVCAYCAEEYDADPATWAAWSALAPDTAARVEAERGRVLRRGPGCRQCANTGCYGRTAIAEVMVVDDCIRALVMKSAPAEEIEDAAVKAGMTRLVVDGARKVLLGITTPQELAKVCAVPDGKEDARSCQ, from the coding sequence ATGGGCACGGCAGGGGGAGCCGGCGCCGGGCGCGAGCTGTCGGCCGCCGAGACCGTCGTGTACGGAGATCAGGCGGCGCCCGCCGCGCGTAGGCGCAAACTGGGTGAGATTCTAGTCGACGCGGGGGTCCTATCGCGGGAAGACCTCGACAAAGCGCTTTCTGCCCAGAAGGATGGGGGTGGAAGGCTGGGTGCGGTATTGGTCTCCCTAGGCCTCGTCGATGAAGACACCATGCTCACAGCCCTCGAAACCCAACTCGGAATTCCCCGGGTCGAGCTCGCCAGGTACATCATCAACCCAGAAGTGGCGCGGCTTCTCCCCGAGGCGTTCGTGAGGTCCCACAAGGTATTCCCCATCGAGCGAGTCGGCGACCGCATCACCCTCGCCATGGCGGACCCCCTGGACGTCTTCGCCATCGATGACGTGAGGATCTCCACAGGCCTCGAGGTCGATCCTGTCATTGCCAGCGAGGCGGAGATCGAGGCCGCGATAGCCGAGTGCTACGGCGCCGGCCCCGCCGTGAAGCTTGTCAAGGAGGTCCAGGCCCAGGTCGCCGGGGCGGCCGGAAAGGCGCAGCAGGCCAGGGCTGACGAGGCGAGGAAGGCCGCCGACGACGCGCAGGTGATGAGCGCCCCGGCGGTGAGGCTCGCGAGCGCCATCATTTCCGAGGCTGTGAAGGCGCGGGCGAGCGACATCCACATCGAGCCGCAAGAGTCGCAAGTGCGGGTGAGATACAGGGTCGACGGTGTCCTGAGGCAGGTCATGACGTTCCCGAAAGAGCTGGGCCCCGCGGTGGCGTCCCGCATCAAGGTCACGGCAGGCATGGACATTGCCGAAAGGCGGGTGCCGCAGGACGGGCGGGTCGAGATGCGAGCGGAGGGCGAGGATGTGGACCTTCGCGTGTCCACGCTTCCGACGCTCTATGGCGAGAAGGTCGAGATCAGGATCCTGCGGTCAAAGGGGGCCATTACCCGTATCGACGAGCTTGGGTTCCTGGAGGCGGATGCGGCGCGCCTCCGCCAGGCGCTCGCGCGGCCCAACGGGATCGTGCTCGTGACAGGCCCGACGGGAAGCGGCAAGACCATGACGCTGTACGCGGCTCTCCACGAGCTCAATAGCCCAGAGAAGAACATTGTCACCATCGAAGATCCCGTGGAGTTCCGCGTGTCCGGCCTCAACCAGGTGCAGACGAATCCCAGGGCGGGCCTTACGTTTTCGGCAGGGCTGCGGGCTATCCTTAGGCAGGACCCCGACATCGTCATGGTGGGCGAAATAAGGGACCGCGAGACTGCCGAGATCGCCATAAGGTTCGCGATGACGGGGCACCTTGTTTTGAGCACGTTCCACACCATCGACGCGGCTGGGGCGCTGGTGCGACTCGTAGAAATGGGGGTCGAGCCGTACCTCGTGGCATCATCGGTGACCGCGGTCGTGGCACAAAGGCTGGTTCGAAAAGTGTGTGCTTACTGCGCCGAAGAGTACGACGCTGATCCTGCGACGTGGGCGGCGTGGAGCGCGCTTGCGCCTGATACGGCGGCCAGGGTGGAAGCGGAGCGGGGAAGGGTGCTCAGGCGCGGCCCTGGCTGCAGGCAGTGCGCGAACACGGGATGCTACGGGCGCACGGCCATCGCCGAGGTGATGGTGGTCGACGACTGCATCCGCGCGCTCGTCATGAAGTCCGCGCCCGCCGAGGAGATCGAGGATGCGGCGGTGAAGGCGGGCATGACCAGGCTCGTGGTTGACGGCGCGCGCAAGGTGCTGCTGGGGATCACGACACCCCAGGAACTCGCAAAGGTGTGCGCGGTGCCGGATGGCAAGGAGGACGCTCGATCTTGTCAATAG
- the coaBC gene encoding bifunctional phosphopantothenoylcysteine decarboxylase/phosphopantothenate--cysteine ligase CoaBC → MDGSKLESKTVILGVTGGIAAYKAAEVASILVKSGAEVHVVMTEAATKFVSPLTFRTLSRNPVSVDMFSDPGEWNVRHVALAEKADIVVVAPATANCVGKVACGIADDLLTTIIMATRAPVLFVPSMNEAMYENPIFRSNLERLRALGYRAMEPATGYLACGAQGKGRMPEPEEIVKEIERIVCVKRDLAGFRVIVTAGPTEEPIDPVRHISNRSSGKMGYALAEAARDRGASVVLVSGPTSLADPAGVEVVHVRTAREMLDAVMARFEKADAVIGAAAPADWRPAKAAPQKLRKSAGPMTLELEACEDIISTVGRHKGGRVVVGFAAETHDLMDHAAEKLHAKNLDFIVANDVTRPGAGFGSDFNEAKIIHRDGRVDAIPLVRKRDLAHKILDEVAQLLKRRSETGS, encoded by the coding sequence ATGGACGGCTCGAAGCTGGAGAGCAAGACGGTGATTCTCGGAGTCACGGGAGGAATCGCCGCGTACAAGGCTGCTGAGGTCGCGAGCATCCTTGTGAAAAGCGGGGCAGAGGTTCACGTCGTCATGACCGAGGCGGCCACGAAGTTCGTCTCGCCCCTCACGTTTCGTACGCTCTCGCGCAATCCGGTGAGCGTTGACATGTTCTCCGACCCAGGGGAATGGAACGTACGACACGTCGCGCTTGCGGAGAAGGCAGACATCGTGGTCGTTGCGCCGGCCACGGCGAACTGCGTCGGCAAGGTCGCCTGCGGCATAGCCGATGACCTTCTCACGACCATCATAATGGCGACGAGGGCGCCGGTGCTTTTCGTCCCGTCTATGAACGAGGCGATGTACGAGAACCCCATTTTCCGCTCGAACCTCGAACGCCTCCGCGCGCTCGGTTACAGAGCCATGGAGCCTGCCACGGGATACCTCGCGTGCGGCGCCCAGGGCAAAGGGCGGATGCCGGAGCCGGAGGAGATCGTGAAGGAGATCGAGAGGATAGTCTGCGTCAAGAGAGATCTCGCAGGCTTCAGAGTGATCGTGACCGCGGGGCCGACCGAGGAGCCGATAGACCCCGTGAGGCATATCTCGAACCGGTCCTCGGGCAAAATGGGCTATGCCCTGGCGGAGGCCGCACGTGACCGCGGCGCCAGTGTTGTCCTGGTGAGCGGGCCTACTTCCCTGGCGGACCCGGCAGGAGTCGAGGTGGTTCACGTTCGCACCGCTCGCGAGATGCTGGACGCGGTGATGGCGAGGTTCGAGAAGGCCGACGCGGTGATCGGAGCGGCCGCCCCCGCGGATTGGCGCCCCGCAAAGGCGGCACCCCAAAAGCTGCGGAAGAGCGCGGGGCCGATGACGCTGGAGCTCGAGGCGTGCGAGGATATCATCAGCACCGTGGGGAGGCACAAGGGCGGACGTGTGGTGGTGGGATTCGCCGCGGAAACCCACGACCTCATGGATCACGCCGCCGAGAAGCTGCACGCGAAGAACCTGGACTTTATCGTGGCTAACGATGTGACACGTCCCGGCGCGGGATTCGGGTCCGATTTCAACGAGGCCAAGATCATACACCGCGACGGGCGAGTGGATGCGATCCCGCTCGTGCGGAAAAGGGACCTCGCGCACAAGATCCTCGACGAAGTGGCACAGCTTCTCAAGAGGCGGTCGGAAACGGGCTCGTGA
- a CDS encoding DNA-directed RNA polymerase subunit omega, translating to MSYPPVDAFADKAESRYALVVATAKRARQLMNGAKRLVDSKSDKPVTIAMEEILAGKVTFEQPKSGMK from the coding sequence ATGTCTTATCCACCTGTTGATGCGTTCGCCGACAAGGCCGAGAGCCGCTATGCTCTGGTGGTCGCGACGGCGAAGCGAGCAAGGCAGCTCATGAACGGGGCGAAGAGACTCGTAGATTCGAAGTCGGACAAGCCCGTAACCATAGCAATGGAGGAGATCCTCGCCGGAAAGGTCACGTTCGAGCAGCCCAAGTCAGGTATGAAGTAG
- the gmk gene encoding guanylate kinase, with product MRRKRGFLVVLSGPSGAGKNTLVNELLKRTEGIRYSVSVTTRPPGPGEIDGVHYHFVTPERFREMQEAGELLEWATVYGNSYGTPRRFIEETIEQGEDVILDVDIQGARQVRARWPAGVFVYLMPPSMEELRRRATRRGRDAPDALCARLNAAMEELEAVFDYDYVIVNEDLEVATEKLKAILTAERCRIARCDLRSFVDSLRREAR from the coding sequence GTGCGGAGGAAGCGCGGGTTCCTTGTGGTGCTTTCCGGCCCATCGGGCGCCGGAAAGAACACCCTGGTGAATGAGCTGTTGAAACGAACCGAAGGCATACGTTATTCCGTGTCCGTCACCACGCGCCCGCCGGGGCCCGGAGAGATCGACGGGGTTCACTATCACTTCGTGACGCCCGAACGATTTCGCGAGATGCAAGAGGCGGGGGAGCTGCTGGAGTGGGCTACGGTATACGGCAATTCATATGGCACACCTCGCAGGTTCATCGAGGAAACGATCGAACAAGGGGAGGATGTGATCCTCGATGTGGACATACAGGGCGCACGGCAGGTGAGGGCGAGGTGGCCGGCGGGTGTGTTCGTGTATTTGATGCCGCCGTCCATGGAAGAGCTCAGGAGGCGCGCGACGCGGCGCGGGCGTGACGCGCCCGACGCGCTCTGTGCGCGTCTCAACGCGGCCATGGAGGAACTCGAGGCAGTCTTCGACTACGACTACGTGATCGTCAATGAGGATCTTGAGGTGGCCACAGAGAAGCTCAAGGCCATACTCACCGCGGAACGGTGCAGGATCGCCCGATGTGACCTGAGGTCCTTCGTCGACTCCCTGCGAAGGGAGGCTCGATGA
- a CDS encoding DUF370 domain-containing protein codes for MDVKLINIGFGNIVAANRIIAIVSPESAPIKRIVQEARDRGRLIDATYGRRTRAVVMTDSDHVILCAVQPETVAHRLGGKDLGREASE; via the coding sequence ATGGACGTTAAGCTCATTAACATCGGGTTCGGGAACATCGTGGCGGCGAACCGCATCATCGCCATCGTGAGCCCCGAGTCCGCTCCCATCAAGAGAATTGTCCAGGAAGCCAGGGACCGCGGCAGGCTCATAGACGCGACGTACGGCAGGAGGACGCGTGCGGTAGTCATGACCGACAGCGACCACGTCATCCTGTGCGCGGTGCAGCCCGAGACCGTGGCCCACAGGCTGGGTGGCAAAGACTTGGGTCGTGAAGCTAGCGAGTGA
- a CDS encoding integration host factor → MALPELSAEQKRAALKKAQEMRSKRAQIRESLKRGTLTLEKILNSPDDNVISRMRVAYLLESLPRIGRVRSRKIMEEIGIHESRRVQGLGARQKEALLKRLAK, encoded by the coding sequence ATGGCTTTGCCGGAGCTGAGCGCCGAGCAGAAGAGGGCTGCCCTCAAGAAGGCTCAGGAGATGCGTTCCAAGCGGGCGCAGATCCGCGAGAGCCTGAAGCGCGGCACCCTCACGCTGGAGAAGATCCTGAACAGTCCCGACGACAACGTGATATCCCGGATGCGCGTCGCGTACCTGCTGGAGTCGTTGCCACGGATCGGACGAGTCAGAAGTCGCAAGATTATGGAGGAAATAGGGATTCACGAGTCGAGAAGGGTCCAGGGTCTTGGGGCCAGGCAGAAGGAAGCGTTGCTCAAGAGACTGGCGAAATAG
- a CDS encoding YicC family protein: MPKSMTGYGRGTSTGEGLIVTVEVRSTNHRYRDISVRIPRELAELEDKLRALVAESLARGHVDVSVTVEEAGAPLKTVEVRMDLAQAYHAAAKDLAARLGIAGEVGVETILSLQDVVTVKPVSVDPDAAWQVVKAAANQALEALARMRAAEGESLARDLVHRTSKIEQLIARISERAPVVAEEYRARLEARLRELLADVPIDETRIAMEAAIYADKINVTEELVRLASHIAQVHSVIEQAEPAGRRLEFLVQEMHREANTIGSKSQDVEISHMVVEIKSELEKIREQIQNIE; the protein is encoded by the coding sequence ATGCCGAAGAGCATGACCGGGTACGGCCGGGGAACGTCCACCGGCGAGGGGCTCATTGTCACGGTGGAGGTGCGTTCGACGAACCACCGATACCGTGATATAAGTGTGCGGATCCCGAGGGAGCTCGCCGAGCTCGAAGACAAGCTTCGGGCCCTCGTTGCGGAGAGCCTCGCCCGCGGGCACGTCGACGTAAGTGTCACGGTGGAAGAGGCCGGGGCCCCGTTGAAGACGGTCGAGGTCAGGATGGACCTGGCGCAGGCTTACCATGCCGCCGCCAAGGACCTCGCGGCGCGTCTCGGGATCGCCGGTGAGGTAGGAGTCGAGACCATTCTGAGTCTCCAGGACGTCGTCACGGTCAAGCCCGTTTCTGTCGACCCCGATGCCGCATGGCAGGTTGTGAAAGCCGCCGCGAACCAAGCCCTGGAGGCGCTCGCGAGGATGCGGGCGGCCGAGGGGGAGTCGTTGGCGCGCGATCTGGTTCATAGGACGTCGAAAATAGAGCAGCTTATAGCCAGGATCTCGGAGCGCGCCCCCGTCGTCGCAGAGGAATACAGAGCCAGGCTCGAGGCACGATTGCGTGAACTCCTTGCAGATGTTCCCATTGATGAGACGCGCATCGCAATGGAGGCGGCGATATACGCCGACAAGATCAACGTCACTGAGGAACTCGTAAGGCTTGCAAGCCATATAGCGCAGGTTCACTCGGTCATAGAACAGGCCGAGCCCGCCGGAAGGCGGCTTGAGTTCCTTGTACAGGAGATGCACCGGGAGGCCAATACCATAGGGTCGAAGTCGCAGGACGTCGAGATCTCTCATATGGTAGTGGAGATCAAGAGCGAACTCGAGAAGATCCGGGAGCAAATCCAGAACATAGAGTGA
- a CDS encoding cation-translocating P-type ATPase produces the protein MGPSAVASCLRTSLVAGLSSREAARRLGRTGPNELRQARKASALKMFADQFSDFMVLVLIAAAGISAALGETGDAFTILAIVTLNAALGFLQEYRAERSLEALKELAAPSARVIRDGAPMEVKAREVVPGDLLLVEVGDRIPADARLVETTALEVEESALTGESVPVVKRSDDVLAATVPVGDRRNMVFMGTVVTRGRGKAVVVATGMDTEIGRIAHLIQEEREELTPLQRRLEHLGRTLVFICIALCALVSAAGIWRGEGVIEMFLAGVSLAVAAIPEGLPAVVTIALALGVQRMSKRNAIVRRLPAVETLGCTTVICSDKTGTLTRNEITLTELDLGGRLIEVTGTGYAPFGQFIEAGRPLDPLADDHLALALRIGLYCNNARLTCGGQVAGPDSVMQPAAARATRRGPAGGRWGVLGDPTEGALVVAAAKAGLLRDRAPSGGRAALLYEIPFDPERKMMTAVYENPRGRGAIAYVKGAPEVLVGLSGSLLVGGQARPMTRSDRDAVLARSARMAARGLRVLALAYRELPEGLHLDVRSAGRIETDLVFVGLAGMVDPPREDVKRAIRTARSAGIRTIMVTGDHAGTATAVASALELADGEARAITGPEIDHMTGEAFSKAVVTTSVFARVSPEHKLRIVRALKSQGHVVAMTGDGVNDAPAVKEADIGVAMGMSGTDVTREAAAMVLADDNYATIVAAVEEGRGIYDNIRKFIRYLLACNAGEVLSMLIAVLVGLPLPLVPMQILWMNLVTDGLPAIALGVDPVDPDVMTRKPRDPKEGVFSRGLGLKIASQGVFIGLCTIAAFLVSLFLHADITRARTVAFTSLVMAQLLYVFHCRSEYRSIVELNPWSNPYLVGAVLISSVMQVSVVYWPAVQRVFHTVPLRGVDWLIILVFSGWSSALAVVARKARRALLRHMSVVRA, from the coding sequence ATGGGCCCGTCCGCGGTGGCGTCGTGCCTCAGAACCAGCCTCGTGGCGGGGCTGTCTTCGAGGGAGGCGGCAAGGAGGCTCGGCAGAACCGGGCCCAACGAGCTTCGGCAAGCCAGGAAGGCCTCGGCTCTCAAGATGTTTGCGGACCAGTTCAGCGACTTCATGGTATTGGTGCTCATCGCGGCGGCCGGGATATCGGCGGCGCTGGGAGAGACAGGCGATGCCTTCACGATCCTGGCCATCGTCACCCTGAACGCAGCTCTTGGCTTTCTGCAGGAGTATCGCGCGGAGCGCTCCCTCGAAGCGCTCAAGGAGCTTGCGGCACCGTCCGCCAGGGTCATCCGGGACGGTGCGCCCATGGAGGTGAAGGCGAGGGAGGTCGTCCCTGGAGACCTCCTCCTCGTCGAGGTCGGCGACAGGATCCCGGCGGACGCCCGGCTGGTCGAGACGACCGCCCTAGAGGTGGAGGAGTCGGCACTTACCGGCGAGTCGGTGCCCGTCGTCAAGAGATCGGACGACGTCTTGGCGGCGACTGTGCCGGTCGGAGACAGGCGGAACATGGTCTTCATGGGCACGGTCGTCACGCGCGGCAGGGGGAAGGCTGTGGTCGTCGCAACTGGCATGGATACCGAGATAGGCCGGATCGCCCACCTGATACAGGAGGAGAGAGAGGAGCTCACGCCTCTTCAGCGGCGGCTCGAGCACCTAGGCAGGACGCTCGTGTTCATCTGCATCGCCCTGTGCGCTCTCGTTTCTGCGGCTGGCATCTGGCGCGGCGAAGGGGTCATCGAGATGTTCCTCGCCGGGGTCAGCTTGGCTGTGGCGGCTATTCCCGAGGGCCTGCCCGCGGTGGTGACCATAGCCCTTGCCCTCGGTGTGCAGCGGATGAGCAAGCGGAATGCCATAGTGCGGCGCCTGCCGGCCGTGGAAACCCTGGGCTGCACGACAGTGATTTGCTCTGACAAGACGGGCACCCTCACCCGGAACGAGATAACCCTGACGGAGCTGGACCTCGGCGGCAGGTTGATAGAGGTCACCGGCACCGGTTACGCCCCGTTCGGGCAGTTCATCGAGGCCGGTAGACCCCTCGATCCACTTGCCGATGACCACCTTGCCCTGGCCCTCCGGATCGGCCTGTACTGCAACAACGCGCGGCTTACGTGCGGCGGGCAAGTGGCCGGTCCGGACTCGGTTATGCAGCCTGCTGCGGCACGCGCGACGCGACGCGGCCCCGCCGGCGGCCGATGGGGCGTTCTGGGTGATCCCACGGAAGGGGCTCTTGTGGTGGCCGCGGCCAAAGCAGGGTTGCTCCGCGACCGGGCCCCGTCGGGCGGGCGGGCAGCGCTCCTGTACGAGATCCCCTTCGACCCGGAGCGCAAGATGATGACCGCTGTCTACGAGAACCCACGAGGCAGGGGCGCCATCGCCTACGTCAAGGGTGCGCCCGAGGTGCTGGTGGGCTTGTCCGGCTCGCTCTTGGTGGGCGGGCAGGCAAGGCCCATGACAAGGAGCGACAGGGACGCCGTTCTCGCGCGAAGCGCGCGGATGGCCGCGCGCGGCTTGCGCGTGCTGGCCCTCGCGTATCGCGAGCTTCCGGAGGGCCTGCACCTGGATGTCCGTTCAGCGGGCCGCATCGAGACGGACCTCGTGTTCGTCGGCCTCGCGGGGATGGTGGATCCTCCGCGAGAGGATGTGAAGCGCGCCATCAGGACCGCCCGCAGCGCCGGCATCAGGACGATCATGGTAACCGGAGATCACGCGGGGACGGCCACTGCCGTGGCCAGCGCCCTCGAACTCGCGGACGGCGAGGCCCGGGCCATCACGGGACCGGAGATCGATCACATGACGGGGGAGGCTTTCTCGAAGGCGGTGGTCACGACGTCGGTGTTCGCGAGGGTATCCCCCGAGCACAAACTCCGGATCGTGCGGGCGCTCAAGAGCCAGGGACACGTGGTCGCGATGACAGGCGACGGCGTGAACGACGCACCCGCTGTCAAGGAGGCGGACATCGGCGTGGCTATGGGCATGTCCGGCACCGACGTCACCCGTGAGGCCGCCGCGATGGTTCTCGCCGATGACAATTACGCCACCATCGTCGCGGCCGTTGAAGAAGGCCGCGGGATATACGATAACATTCGTAAGTTCATAAGATACCTGCTCGCGTGCAACGCCGGCGAGGTTCTCTCAATGCTCATCGCGGTGCTTGTGGGATTGCCGTTGCCTCTCGTGCCCATGCAGATCCTGTGGATGAATCTCGTGACCGACGGCCTTCCGGCGATCGCGCTCGGTGTCGACCCGGTGGACCCGGATGTGATGACGAGGAAGCCACGGGACCCCAAGGAGGGGGTGTTCTCGAGGGGGCTCGGACTCAAGATAGCCTCGCAGGGCGTATTCATCGGTCTGTGCACGATAGCGGCGTTTCTCGTGTCCCTCTTTCTCCATGCGGACATCACGCGCGCGCGCACCGTCGCTTTTACGTCCCTGGTCATGGCGCAGCTCTTGTACGTCTTTCACTGCCGGTCCGAGTATCGCTCCATCGTGGAGCTGAACCCTTGGTCCAACCCATACCTCGTCGGAGCTGTGCTGATATCCTCGGTGATGCAGGTTTCGGTGGTGTATTGGCCAGCCGTTCAACGCGTCTTTCACACCGTTCCTCTCAGGGGCGTGGACTGGTTGATCATTCTCGTGTTCTCAGGATGGTCCAGCGCTCTTGCGGTCGTGGCCCGCAAGGCGCGCCGCGCCCTCCTGCGTCACATGTCCGTGGTGCGGGCATGA
- a CDS encoding fibronectin/fibrinogen-binding protein encodes MRRMTFDGIVMAAVVAELRELTQGARVDSVYQPGKLDVLIVARRPGRSVGIIASAEASCARVHATTAERENPPAPPAFCMLLRKHLVGARIARLDQKGLDRVLEIGFVGPYDDPPRTLVIEIMGRHSNIILVDDRSGLVLDSIKHIGPAQSRVRTVRPGTKYVPPPSQERLNPLQTSASEFSEALERFARDHPELSSEEFLTHAFMGLGRDSARVIVSQADLATRGMPGDEAAGTGAAQRISGLAPDGVARLWEEFSRAMASVREGRFSPCAGVDRKTGAVAWISVIGAPAQAPAEAAGPEERVDFPTVGALLDYAFTPRERTLTLSAASQDVLRAVSTAIDRLRRKLAAQEEEIREAERADEFRRAGELITANAQIIESGQPRAEVVDYFDPQLRRVEVELDPRLSPHENAQEYFKKYARAKRRLAVAKEQADLTRAELEYLEQVAVTIEQAESLEAIEQIRRELADQGYLSHPKRERPGARRHEAPSAAGPLRFDVEGNEVLVGRNNTENDLLTLKMARPNDIWLHARGVPGAHVVLRVRPEEPQRVSDSVLLRAAEIAAYYSKARSATKAAVDYTLRKHVRKPKGARPGMVIYDHEKTIVAAPRPPRGSA; translated from the coding sequence GTGAGGCGAATGACGTTCGACGGCATCGTCATGGCGGCTGTCGTGGCCGAGCTGCGGGAACTTACACAAGGGGCCAGGGTAGACTCGGTTTATCAGCCTGGGAAGCTCGACGTGCTCATCGTAGCGCGCCGTCCGGGGCGCAGCGTCGGTATCATCGCATCGGCGGAGGCGTCGTGCGCACGCGTGCACGCGACCACGGCGGAGCGCGAGAATCCTCCAGCGCCGCCCGCGTTCTGCATGCTCCTAAGGAAACATCTTGTTGGCGCAAGGATCGCCCGGCTTGATCAGAAGGGCCTTGATAGGGTCCTCGAGATCGGGTTTGTGGGCCCGTATGACGATCCGCCAAGGACGCTCGTCATAGAGATAATGGGCAGGCACAGCAACATCATTCTTGTAGACGACCGATCGGGGCTCGTCCTCGACAGCATCAAGCACATCGGCCCCGCGCAGAGCCGCGTGCGCACGGTGCGTCCTGGGACGAAGTATGTGCCGCCACCTTCGCAGGAGAGGCTGAACCCGCTGCAGACGTCTGCGAGCGAATTCTCGGAGGCCCTGGAACGCTTCGCCCGCGATCATCCGGAGCTTTCCTCCGAAGAGTTTCTCACTCACGCGTTCATGGGGCTTGGACGCGATTCTGCCAGGGTGATAGTGTCCCAGGCGGATCTGGCTACAAGGGGAATGCCGGGCGACGAGGCCGCCGGCACGGGGGCGGCGCAGCGCATCTCAGGCCTGGCCCCCGACGGCGTGGCTCGACTGTGGGAGGAGTTCTCCCGGGCCATGGCGAGCGTCCGCGAGGGTCGGTTTTCGCCGTGCGCAGGTGTGGACCGGAAGACCGGTGCCGTGGCATGGATATCCGTCATCGGCGCGCCTGCACAGGCTCCGGCGGAAGCAGCGGGGCCGGAGGAGCGGGTGGATTTTCCCACAGTGGGGGCGCTCTTGGACTATGCGTTCACGCCGCGCGAGAGGACTCTGACGCTCTCTGCCGCGTCGCAGGACGTGTTGCGCGCTGTCTCCACGGCCATCGATCGGCTCCGGCGCAAGCTCGCCGCCCAGGAGGAGGAGATTCGAGAGGCCGAGAGGGCGGACGAATTTCGACGGGCTGGGGAGCTAATCACGGCGAACGCCCAGATCATCGAGAGTGGCCAGCCAAGAGCTGAAGTCGTCGATTATTTCGACCCCCAGTTGCGGCGGGTGGAGGTCGAGCTCGATCCCAGGCTCTCGCCCCACGAGAACGCCCAAGAATACTTCAAGAAGTATGCGCGGGCCAAGCGCCGGCTCGCAGTGGCGAAGGAGCAGGCTGACCTGACCCGGGCAGAGCTCGAGTACCTCGAGCAGGTGGCGGTGACCATCGAACAGGCTGAGAGCCTCGAGGCAATAGAGCAGATCCGCCGCGAGCTCGCAGACCAGGGATACCTCAGCCATCCCAAGAGAGAACGACCCGGGGCCCGCAGGCACGAGGCGCCGTCCGCAGCGGGGCCGCTGCGTTTCGACGTCGAAGGCAACGAGGTCCTTGTAGGGCGGAACAACACGGAGAACGATCTTCTCACCTTGAAGATGGCGCGGCCTAACGATATATGGCTGCACGCGAGAGGCGTGCCCGGCGCCCATGTGGTGCTTAGAGTCCGGCCGGAGGAACCTCAGCGGGTCTCCGACAGCGTGCTGCTGCGCGCAGCGGAGATCGCCGCGTACTACAGCAAAGCTCGTTCCGCGACCAAAGCCGCAGTGGATTACACTCTCAGGAAGCATGTGAGGAAGCCGAAGGGGGCTCGCCCGGGCATGGTCATCTACGACCACGAGAAGACGATCGTGGCGGCTCCCAGGCCGCCGCGGGGAAGCGCCTAG